In Clavibacter californiensis, the sequence CTCGGCGACGAGGTGGCCGGCGCCCTCCACCCGGTGCACGTCGGCGTGCGGCAGGCGCTCGAGGAGGTCGGACAGGTAGACGTCGCTGAAGATCGGGTCGCGCGGTCCCCACACGAACAGGGCCGGCAGGTCGAGGTCGCGGAGCCCCTCCGCGATCGAGGTGAGCGTCGCGTGGCTCGGGTGCGCGGGGCCCACGGGGATGTCGGCGACGAAGCCGCGGATCCCGGCGCGGCGGTCGGCACCGCGGTACGGCGCCGCGAACGCGCGACGCACGGCGGGGTCGAGCGGGGGGTGCGCGAGCGCGAGCGTGGTGGCGAGGAAGCCGGGCGTGCCACGGGTGGCGGCGTCGTGGATCCCCGTGGCGAGCGCGAGCCGCAGCGGCCACGGGATGGGCACGCCCTCCTCCTGGTGCACCGCGGTGTTGAGGGCCATGACCCCGGCGAGCACGTCCCGGTTGCGCAGCGCCCAGCCGAGGCTGATCACTCCGCCCCAGTCGTGGCCGAGCGTGACGACGGGCGCGGTGACGCCGGATCCCGAGAGCCCGAGCTCGTCGGTCAGCGCCTGGAGGTCGTCGAGCCGCATCGGCAGCGTGCGCGCCTCGCCCGTGCGCTCGGAGAAGCCCATGTCGAGCTGGTCGACGGCGACGACGCGCCAGGCCGGCCGCGACGGATCCCGCTCGGCGCGCGCGAGCGACTCCGCCGCGATGCGCCGCCACAGGTACGACCAGGTGGGGTTGCCGTGCACGCACAGGATCGTGCCCGCGACGGGCGCGCCCGTCGCCGCCAGTCGCTCCCCCGTGTCGAGCAGGTGCCAGCCGTGGCCGCCCGCGCGCTCGACGCGCGACCATGCGGGATCGAGCCCGGTCAGCGGCTGCCCGTCGGGACCTGCCGCGGGGACGGTCGCCGGGGCGACCGCGGCCGATGCGCTCACGCCGCGGCTACCAGAGGATCTCGGTCATGGCCGTGTTGAGGCCCGAGCCCACGCCCATGCAGAGCACGCGGTCGCCGCGGCTCAGGCTGTCGGCCTGGTCGGCGAGCGTGATGGGGATGCTCGCGGGCCCGACGTTGCCGTAGCGCGGGTAGGTGAGCGGCACGCGCGACTTGTCGAGCTTCGCGGCCTTGACGATGGCGTTCGTGTGCACGTCCGAGACCTGGTGGAGGATGTAGCGGTCCATGTCGGACCAGTCCCAGTCGTCCTGCGCGGCTTCCTTCCACGCGTCGACGACGAGCTCCATGCCGCCGCGGAGCAGCTCCTTGGTGTCGGTGAACATGCCGTCCACGTCGCCGATGCAGAGCTCGTGGTGCTGGGTGGCCGCGCGCGTGACGCCGCCGAGGATCCGGTGCCCCTCGGGGTGGTCGCTCGTGCGTCCGAGGACGGCGGCCGCGGCGCCCGCGCCGAGGGTGAGGCTGGGGAACTCGCTGAGGAAGTCGGCGCGCGTGGTCTCCGGCCGGAGCAGGCGCGCGACCGTGTTGTGGCGGATCTCGCCGGCGTCCTCGCCGTCGACGATCATCGCGTAGTCGATCTGGCCCGAGTCGATGAGGTGGCCGGCGAGCGTCATGGCGTTCACGAAGCCGAGGCACGCGTTGGCGATGTCGAAGTTGAGGGCGGACGACGGCAGACCGAGCCCGTTGTGGATGCTGACCGCGACGCTCGGTTCGAGGTGCGCGCGCGTGACGGACGTGTTGATGAGCAGCCCGATCTGCGACGCCTCGACGCCGGCCTGCGCGAGCGCCTTGCGTCCGGCCTCCGTTGCGGCCGCGTCGAACGACATGGACGTGTCCCAGTTGCGCCGCTCGAGCACGCCCGCGACGCGCTGCAGCAGACCGGTGGGGAGGCGGAGCCGGGACAGCACGGGCTTCAGCCGGTCGTCGATCTCGACGGAGGTCACGGTGTGCGGGGCGAGGACGCTGGCGAGCCCCAGCAGGGAGGTGTTCCGATGCCGGAATGTGGCGTTACCGTTCAACAGCATCCTCAGTTCGTGGGGCGGTCCGCCGGGCGGACGACTAGCAGAGCCTACGCGCAGCCGGCGCGCGCGGACGCACGCCGCCCGCGCGGGCGGGTGGGAGAGAAGGGGACTAGACCAGGATCTCGGGGCTGCCGATGGATCCGGCGGGCATCTCCGCGGCGAGGCGGTTGGCCTCCTCGATGAGGGTCTGGACGATCTCGGCCTCGGGCACCGTCTTGATGACCTCGCCCTTGACGAAGATCTGCCCGCGGCCGTTGCCGGACGCCACGCCGAGCTCGGCCTCGCGGGCCTCGCCGGGACCGTTCACGACGCAGCCCATGACGGCCACGCGCAGCGGCACATTGACGTGCTTCAGGCCCTCGGTGACCTGCTCGGCGAGCGAGTAGACGTCGACCTGGGCGCGGCCGCAGCTCGGGCAGGAGACGATCTCGAGCTTGCGCTCGCGGAGGTTGAGCGACTGCAGGATCTGCAGGCCCACCTTCACCTCCTCGGCCGGCGGCGCGGAGAGGGAGACGCGGATGGTGTCGCCGATGCCCTCGGAGAGCAGGATCCCGAACGCCGTGGCGCTCTTGATGGTGCCCTGGAACGCGGGTCCCGCCTCGGTGACGCCGAGGTGCAGCGGCCAGTCGCCGCGCTCGGCGAGCAGGCGGTACGCCTTCACCATGATGACCGGGTCGTTGTGCTTGACCGAGATCTTGAAGTCGTGGAAGTCGTGCTCCTCGAAGAGGCTGGCCTCCCAGACGGCGGACTCGACGAGCGCCTCGGGCGTGGCCTTGCCGTACTTCTGCAGCAGGCTCGGGTGCAGGGACCCGGCGTTGACGCCGATCCGGATGGACACGCCAGCGGCCTTGGCGGCCTTCGCGATGGCGCCGACCTGGTCGTCGAACTTGCGGATGTTGCCGGGGTTCACGCGCACCGCGCCGACGCCGGCGTCGATGGCGGTGAAGACGTAGCGGGGCTGGAAGTGGATGTCCGCGATGATCGGGATCTGGCTCTTCTTCGCGAGGATGTGCAGCACGTCCGCGTCGTCCTGGTGCGGCACCGCGACGCGCACGATGTCGCAGCCCGTGGCCGTGAGCTCGGCGATCTGCTGGAGCGTCGCGTTGATGTTGGTCGTCTGCGTCGTCGTCATCGACTGGACGCTCACCTGGGCGTTCCCGCCCACCTTCACCTTGCCGACGCTGATCTGACGGGTCTTGCGGCGGGGCGCGAGGACCTCAGGGACCTTCGGCATTCCGAGATTGACTGCTGGCACGGGAAGAGCCTACGTCCGATTCCTGCGCGCCCGGTGCGGCGGGGGCGCGGGGCGCTCCCGACCGGCGCCGCCCGGGATCACGTCAGGCGGACGGGGTTCACCAGGTCGGCGAAGATCAGCAGCGCGCTCATCGCGCCGAAGACGATGACGACCACGAACGTCAGCGGCATGAGCTTCGCGACGTCGACCGGTCCGGGATCGCGCCGGCCGAAGGCCTTCGCGAGGAACCGTCGGACGCCCTCAACGATCGCGCCGAGCACGTGCCCGCCGTCGAGCGGCAGGAGCGGCAGCAGGTTGATCATGCCGAGCGCCACGTTGAGCGAGGCGACCAGGCCGATCATCGCGGAGGCACGCGAGGCGACCGGCGTCTCGTCGAGGCTCGCGATCTCGCCCGCGACGCGGCCGACGCCGACGACGCTCATCGGGCCGTTCGGGTCCCGCTCGCCGCCGCCGAACGCGGCGCGGCCGACGTCCACCAGGCGCTGCGGGAGGTTCAGGATGAGGTTGCCGACCGCGGCCATGTTCTCGCCCGTGGTGGTGAACGCGGCGGAGAGCGGCTGCTGCTGCACCGCCTGCGTCGGGCTGAAGCCGATGAGGCCCACCTCGCGCGTGACCGGGTTCCCCTGTTCGTCGACCTCGGGGGCGCCGCGCTGGCCGATGACGGCCTGCTGCGTCAGCACGGGCGTGATGGCGAGCGTCTGCCGCGCGCCGTCGCGCTCCACGACGACGTCGAGCTCCTTCCCGGCGGAGACCTGGACCGTGCTCGTGACCTGGTCCCATGCGGTGACCGGCGAGCCGTCGATGCTGACGATCGTGTCGCCGGGCTGGAGGCCGGCCGCGGCGCCCGGCGCCTCGGGTGCGCCGGCGGGGCAGGTGGCGGCGTCGGCGGACGCGCTGGATCCGGCGGGCACGATGCACGCGTTCACCTGGCCGACCGTGGTGGTGGGCGTCGTGACGCCGAAGCCGCAGAGGACGATCGCGAACAGCACGATCGCCAGGATGAAGTTCATCGCCGGGCCGCCGAGCATGATCACCATGCGCTTGGGGACGGGCAGCTTGTAGAAGGCGCGGTCCTCCTCGTCGCCGACGCTCTCGGCGCTGGCCTGGCGGGCGTCCTGCACGAGGAGGTCGAAGAAGCCGCGACCGGCGCGGTCACCGGCGTCCGGGGTGGTCGTCGATCCGGCGTCGGCGGCGTCGCGGCGGGTGTCGGGCCCGACCAGCTGCGCGATCCCCGTGCTGCTCGTGCCGGCGCGGGAGCTCTGCGGCGGGAACATGCCGATCATGGAGATGTAGCCGCCGAGCGGGATGGCCTTCACGCCGTACTCGGTCTCGCCCTTGCGGCGGCTGAAGATGGTGGGCCCGAAGCCGATCATGTACTGCGTGACGCGCAC encodes:
- a CDS encoding 3-oxoacyl-ACP synthase III; this encodes MLLNGNATFRHRNTSLLGLASVLAPHTVTSVEIDDRLKPVLSRLRLPTGLLQRVAGVLERRNWDTSMSFDAAATEAGRKALAQAGVEASQIGLLINTSVTRAHLEPSVAVSIHNGLGLPSSALNFDIANACLGFVNAMTLAGHLIDSGQIDYAMIVDGEDAGEIRHNTVARLLRPETTRADFLSEFPSLTLGAGAAAAVLGRTSDHPEGHRILGGVTRAATQHHELCIGDVDGMFTDTKELLRGGMELVVDAWKEAAQDDWDWSDMDRYILHQVSDVHTNAIVKAAKLDKSRVPLTYPRYGNVGPASIPITLADQADSLSRGDRVLCMGVGSGLNTAMTEILW
- the ispG gene encoding flavodoxin-dependent (E)-4-hydroxy-3-methylbut-2-enyl-diphosphate synthase codes for the protein MPAVNLGMPKVPEVLAPRRKTRQISVGKVKVGGNAQVSVQSMTTTQTTNINATLQQIAELTATGCDIVRVAVPHQDDADVLHILAKKSQIPIIADIHFQPRYVFTAIDAGVGAVRVNPGNIRKFDDQVGAIAKAAKAAGVSIRIGVNAGSLHPSLLQKYGKATPEALVESAVWEASLFEEHDFHDFKISVKHNDPVIMVKAYRLLAERGDWPLHLGVTEAGPAFQGTIKSATAFGILLSEGIGDTIRVSLSAPPAEEVKVGLQILQSLNLRERKLEIVSCPSCGRAQVDVYSLAEQVTEGLKHVNVPLRVAVMGCVVNGPGEAREAELGVASGNGRGQIFVKGEVIKTVPEAEIVQTLIEEANRLAAEMPAGSIGSPEILV
- a CDS encoding M50 family metallopeptidase, giving the protein MDGVFLYILGVLIIVVGVAVSIGLHEVGHLVPAKLFGVRVTQYMIGFGPTIFSRRKGETEYGVKAIPLGGYISMIGMFPPQSSRAGTSSTGIAQLVGPDTRRDAADAGSTTTPDAGDRAGRGFFDLLVQDARQASAESVGDEEDRAFYKLPVPKRMVIMLGGPAMNFILAIVLFAIVLCGFGVTTPTTTVGQVNACIVPAGSSASADAATCPAGAPEAPGAAAGLQPGDTIVSIDGSPVTAWDQVTSTVQVSAGKELDVVVERDGARQTLAITPVLTQQAVIGQRGAPEVDEQGNPVTREVGLIGFSPTQAVQQQPLSAAFTTTGENMAAVGNLILNLPQRLVDVGRAAFGGGERDPNGPMSVVGVGRVAGEIASLDETPVASRASAMIGLVASLNVALGMINLLPLLPLDGGHVLGAIVEGVRRFLAKAFGRRDPGPVDVAKLMPLTFVVVIVFGAMSALLIFADLVNPVRLT